Proteins encoded within one genomic window of Streptomyces sp. NBC_00523:
- a CDS encoding roadblock/LC7 domain-containing protein — protein sequence MTSPTDLSWILSDFAGRIPEVTQAIAVSVDGLALAYTGVERDDADRLAAIASGVVNLLSAAAQLTDTDPVEHSLTAMEGGYMFSMAVSSGASLLVMTTRDADIGEVSYMMSELINQVGDSLSPQVRSSHSPTH from the coding sequence ATGACCTCACCCACCGACCTGAGCTGGATCCTGAGCGACTTCGCCGGACGCATCCCGGAGGTCACCCAGGCGATAGCCGTGTCCGTGGACGGACTCGCGCTCGCGTACACCGGCGTGGAGCGCGACGACGCCGACCGGCTGGCCGCCATCGCCTCCGGCGTCGTGAACCTGCTGTCCGCGGCCGCCCAGCTCACCGACACCGACCCGGTGGAGCACAGCCTCACCGCGATGGAGGGCGGCTACATGTTCTCCATGGCCGTCTCCAGCGGCGCCTCGCTCCTGGTCATGACCACCAGGGACGCGGACATCGGCGAGGTCAGCTACATGATGTCCGAGCTGATCAACCAGGTCGGTGACTCGCTGTCCCCCCAGGTCCGTTCCTCGCACTCCCCCACGCACTGA